tttaattctaaagtATCTTGAGCCAATTTTATTGAcctaacttaaaaaataattcaaccAATATTATGTCAACCGAGTTTGACCAATTGATGATGGTTGCCTTTTTTCAACCTTAAAGCAcatcattttgaaatttttgtgaaaaaattcaagatcATGTGTTCGAGTCTCATTAAATGTGTGGATATTTTATCTCACTTTACGCGagttattatatgtaatttatttaccgtcattaataataataaaaaaaagagaaataatattCCTATACGTCTCTAAACAACGGAATCAAAATCTGTTAATTGATCTTACAACAATTATTTGTCCCATTTATTTCACTAAAATTACATGTTAAATTCTTGTCGGACTGAAAATTTTTCGAACACTATCAAGAAGAGATGATCATAAGAGAAATCAGAATCATATTATTGAGAAGAGATCGTCATAACGGatgaatctatttattaaacaaaaataaatcttcaaattttattgcataatttctcaaattatgaaaaatttacgtataattaaaaaaaaaaactcaaaaaatgaTAGTGTAATAACTTCAACTTGTGCGTGTATAAGTTCAAAGTCAAGATGCTAATTAATACTAGGAAGTAGGAACATATCTATATGTATCCACCACGTCCACATTTTAACGCCCAACAATCAATCCGATGACTTAGGATGAATTGTAGGAAAATTGAATGCTCCATTCTCTGAAATAAGCAGCATTAAACCTCTTCCTTCCCAActcaattttcctttttttttttttttttttaattttttagtttctcCTTGTCCTTACCCACTTTAATCTTTGAGGTTGTCCCCACGCGCAAAACAAAGTAAGCATCAAAACTCGGTTAATGTTATGAACCCATCTTACAGGTCTTACTCGAACAGTAAGGTTTaaattttagggtaaaaaaattgtaagtttGAGTCccgtaaatatatatgtacatatatagtaGTGTCTTGCTtcgttgttttattttgatatatttattaatttcaaattatcgGTATATTGAATTCATAATACGATCatgaatctattttttttttaaaaaaaaaggaaaaaagggaAAGTACACCTTGTTCAAATGGTGGTTGGTATAACTGTAGTAATTTGTACTGATAGTTATCGTTTTACCTAAAAAGATGTAGCTTTCTTGAATAATATCTCGTACAATTCCAAAGTAAAATTGTGTGTTTTTCTAAGCGGGAATAGTTCCCCAACATGTTGAGCTTTAATCAAGTAAATCTCTTTGTTAttagttttagttttaaatataCTATCAATCCAATCCACCCACATTCGATTCGTGtgtataaattgaaaattttattatatttatttaattaaataaagaaaaaaaaccaatTGTAAACGAAgaactttttaaaagaaaagtataatttcatatttttagagaagGTGTaagtgtaaattaaaaaaaaaaaaaaaacaatagtgGGACTTGGAATATCAAGATTTTTGGACATAGTGTAATTTTGGGTAGCAGATTTTTATGAACAGAGACTTGAAAACTAtgtagtaataaaattaattaagtgagtaataatagttaattaagGTTAGAAAGTGTAGACTAAATTATAGCAGTAgtcaacaatattttatacacttATACTTTCCTATTATTGAATCAATTCATTAACCCTTTCGCTGTCCagatagagaaaaaaacaataactGATAACAATTATTTACCCAAACAAAAGAGATACTTTTTGTGCAGCAGATGATGCTGCTCCTTTGAAGGAAACAACACTGAAAATTGCTACTTATCCTTAATATCTGTTAAGGGAATCCGATGAAACCTATGATTTATGGATACGGACACAATATCAATACTATAATGtgaagaatttttaaaaattagaatatgatACGACactgatataattacatatatatatatatattctcaatttattataaaattaaaatatataatatgaaaaaatatcaagataaaacATAGAGAGGCTTAGAAGGGGAAAAGATGATACTAATCATATGAAAAGTGAGTCACAGAgagaattgaattattatttttttttattgaattatagtccaaaactttttaaaattataaaaaaaatcacaaacatGTCGGACACCCCAGAAGGCGTGACACTgcgtcttttatttttttaatttattttatatttttgaatgtAGAATCGTATAAGACACTGCATCGagtaacttttaaaattttcgtaCATTATAAGATGAAATCCTTACAAGTTTAGATTAACGTATGcgtatttaagaaatttttttatacgaattaaatttgaccacacaatcaattaatatgacaaatattttttgtttattgtataatggtcattttttataatttggtaCACcaacacaaaatataatatattaatcgtgtaaataatttaaaatttcttatatacGTTGATTTTCGAGTCATCTTCCATAGATTAAAGTACCAAATCTACTAACCGGTTTGCAATGCAAAAATCAAGTACCTAACCAAGGTTGCAAGGGTTATCCACATAAGAAACCCTTTGATGGTCGAGAAAAGGTATTTTGAGATTGAAAATGCTTGTAATTTGGGTTTCGACAGATCAATAATCATAGAAAAGAGAGGATTATTGCACGATTATGATGTgactcttttatatatatgttgcaagtattttttattttttttcaaaaaacaactTATATTTTGGTTCAAATTGGGTTATATATACGGAATTCGAATAAAAATAGGTTGATCTTGATCTGTTTggacaaatatttcattgtttAGGGGGGCATAATGGGAATTGGACAGGTTTTAGATGAACATGTGTTGGGGGGGAATGTAGTAAGAAAGGTAATGAAGAGGGATGTCAGCCTTTTGCTACTATTGCAAATTAGGTAGCTTTGTTTGATCCCAAGAAAGCtctctctttcaatttcaagTAAAGATGAGGCTTTAGTTTAACTTCCCCTTACACCACACACTTTTTACACAACACAATCCACTTTGATTTGTTTGATGAATGATGCAAAATGTGTTCTTGCCCTCGCCTCGTCCTACCCATGCACATCATGTGGGGTTTAGGACAAGCATTCTTTGACCCTTTAATTATCCTTAAACGTGTTGACTTCACTCTTACACTACTCAATTATTCATCTTTTCACATACGCGCTTGTTTGgtttattagatttaaaatAGTCATGGAGACACATTCctacattaatattttgtattttcatactAAAGAGAGGATAAATTTGCTGGAatatgtgttttatttttacaactTAGATGTCGAATTGGGCTAGTGATGTTTGGACTGCACAAACAACTCGTTAGGTTAGCTGATATGACTCTTAATTAAAATCTTCCAAAATTTAAGTCAGTGTAGGATTTGAAGTTATAAGAGGTCACACTTATGCGATCTTTGTACGTAGTGCGATTTGTCAGTAATAAATACATATCTGTCAAAAAAACCCTTCAAGTATTTATAGGATTTTATGTGATAGAATCCGTACGGGCCATGTATCAAAAAGATAATTACTATATGAGTGTTAAATCAATGAGTATCCAAGTAGGTGTTTAGAAATACTTAGAACGTGTGGTTcccaataaattcaaatattatgaatatactctgtacataaaaaatagtgaacataataatgaaaaattaaaaaaaatagtattgtGTGCAAGGTGATGCCCTCATTCTTATCCTTGACAGTACAGATCTCTGACAGTAACTAATTACaatagttaaaaaagaaaaaggaaaaaaagcaGTAAGCAAATTACAAAGTTTGTAAGATATAGTAGGAGATAGATAATAAGCAAAGGTGATAATGAGGAAGAATGATGTGGGCCAATCAGATTTGACTGTGAGAAAACGCAGTGCCTTGAAGTCATAAAACCCCACATAGGATTCTCTCTCATATAGCAGAGGCTGAGCCTCACAATTATGCAAACTGCTTTGTCCTTTTTATTATCACCACTGTAGCTGTAGCATATTACGAGGGGGGGCTTGACTTGGGTTGGGGTTCCCAATCCAATACACACTTAATTCAGCTATGATGGCGACCCCCCATTTTCGAAAATTTGGTACTTGGCTTCCAAGTAacaatgataattattaattaggacaaaaattaaggatttttccttttacttgCAACTTTTGCGTTCTTGGTTTTGCATTTCTATGTACGCACGTGTTCTCTGTTTAGAGTATcatgaaaatttaagaaacGGGTTATTTTCTGTCAGAAAATTGATacgatcaatatttttaaaattatattaacgaataatttataaatactaagCAATTTATGATTTCTTAATATGTGGTGTCGATCGagattcaaaaaaaaaaaaaaaaaaaaaaaaaaaagggggggggaaaaagaaatggGGGTGAAGGTAGGGTTTATTAAGGGTTTTAGTGGTGGTTGTAAAGCAAAATTAGGGTCATAAGTAGTGCAGTAAAACAGAAAAGGCAGAAAATCATTGAAAAACTAATCTTGATTGAGATAAGAGGGACAGAGTAGTAGAAGATTGATACTAAAATCTAgtgtatttatacataaaaccCTAAAACTACAACTGACTAGCAAAAAGGGCCTTCAATTACCTAAACCCTTGAAACTTGAACCTCAATCTCATCACTTGGCTCTCTCAGCATGACATATAAACACCGATTCCAACTCCGGAGGATTGAAGAACTCTCTTACTCCATTGTAATGGCACGTCGAAGCAGGGCGGCGCTTCCTCGGCGCCGGCGGGCACTTGAGTTTTTCAGGTTCAGGTATCCTTGATTCACGCGCAGTCGGGGTTGTGGAGCCGTCTTCATCTTCGCTGTCCTCTCTGGATATGGGTTTCAACGGCGCCATTATCGCTATTCCGGCTATAACCCATTTCTTCCCTTCTGATTCCTTCCCCACTTCTACTTGATGCTTCTTTGAAAAACCCATGTCAATTTCTCAATTCTAGGGCGCAAAGACTACTTTTCCGACCACCAGGAATGAAGAAAAAGGAgtatttttccctttcttttctttcaaatttgaagaataaaCCAAAAAGGGTTTCTCTTTCTTGTAAGTGAATGATTGCAAGAAATTAAAGGGAAATTGAGGGGTTTTCGTTTTCAAAGGGAAGTTTgaatgagaagaagaagaagaagggatGGCGGCAAaatggggggagggggaggaggAGAAAATTGTGGTTTAAAGAGggatttttatatttggggGAAAAATTGCTTGACCTAATTATATAAGTCTGGGAGGTTTAAAGGGCTGATTGATTGTCTGGGACGCTACTCTACTCTACTCTACTCTGTCTGACCGATGATTGAATTTGTGGAAATTTGGGAACGCATTTTCTCGGGACCTGCCCGTCCAAATATTCGGGCAGCTGAAAGATTTTGGCGCCACTTTTTGGTGGTCTGGCAATCCAACGGCTCTCGTTCCCGCCCGtgtgttataatttttttttcccgatCTTGCCCCTGTTTCTGCTTGTTATTTCCGGATTATGATCTGGGCTGGCGACGTCGTACAGTGTGTACAAGCCCAGGATTTAGTGGGCTGGTGTTGGGCCCAATAGGCTGATCAACAGCTTGAACTTATTGTTAATTGGACCGTAAACATAAGCTCAATATCGAGTGGGCttccaaatttattaatcCGCCCACGAACCTATCACATACCACGTGAAGTTACCCTTGCCCCAAAATTGCTGTTTCCCTTCTTGCAATAGATAACCGTTGAAACCTTTTTTCCGAATATTATAAGTTGGGCtgtgtaataataaccatTCTTGTTGAATTGTTAGAGAGGGTGAGAATCGTTGGTTTTCTTACAACAATTGTTTCTGTATCATATATGATTACACAATTATTCCCCTACAAACTTTTTTGGGCAAACCCCAAAGAAGTTAGAATACATAACCCACTGACTCAAATAATTcaaccatatatataattcctCCCCCAAAGAAGTTAGAATACATAGCCCATTAATTCCTCCCccaaaataaacaatttgTATCCGCATTggattttaattgattaatttaaatagaggATAGAAGAGGAATAATTATTAAGAGGGTTCCTAATGATTAGGGGAACAACACTTGATTGGACCTCAATTATTCCCTACTTACTTTCTCATCAAAATCTAACTCCATTTCATTCAgaatgtatataaattataaagcaGAAATGGACTCCcatcatataaaatttggGGGGGAATCACATGCCATTTACCCTATTATTtatgatcttattttataaaaaattgcattttaattaagtcccacaaattaattcttttataattttgatctcattattttttaactcacCATATTGCATCATGAAACTCCATagatatacatttttaattccGAGCATGAATTCCATTTTACGAAAACAATGATTGCACGACACAAGTCCCGTTAAATCTCAAGTGATTTaggctattttttttaaaaaaatataacaaaattaaaattacttaattttcccaaaaatttTAGTGATGGTacatatgtaattaaataaagcgTGAAAAAGATTAAACAAACCtcaaaaagatttttgtaGGTGTCCCAATTAAAGGTATGCTTTAACATTCCAAGaactaacaaataattaatggttTTTCCAAAGCCAATTATGGAACTAAATCctctttattttcaattaattaatcttggGCGTGCATGGTTATGGGTACagaatcatatatatttttatatatacatctactactatatatatatatatatataggtcggtcaccaattttatttattttcttagtttttaatatttatgtaaaggTAGTAGCTTGGAGAATAatcatatacataataatagttatgGATTATTGGGTCAGGTCACATGATTTGATTGTAatcctaattttatttaatttatactaaaaacATGCAACAATGATTGCACAAATCTGTGATAAGATTTGAATAGGTAggtacatgtatatatttatcccCCACATATTATACATACCTTTTCTTTCCatttatataaacaagaaATTGACCCCTATGTACTCACACACCTCCAACCAGACTTGACTTAACCgcgaaaatataattttagtcttgtaatttatgggaacggtattttgattttgaataaattgtactttcaaaatttagttatgtaacttaaaaatttttggaatttttgtcatttttcaataaatttagccgGGAAATTGCATATTACTTGCAAATGACCCTATTGAATTTGTAACTTTAGTCATGTAACTTACGGGACATgaacaattttagtcatgtaacttAGGAGACTTGGCACCTTTGGTCCTTCACGAATTGAtttacaggattaaaattataatttaattgggccATGCGCaaatcacatgcaatttttcggtcaaaaggattaaaaaattGCCAAAGTTATGAAGTTACAGGACTGAATTGCGGAGTTCAATACATACaacactaaaattacaatttgttCTAACTTAATTGATGAAGTCGAAGCCCCGTTATTATAAAATGATGAGTTCGAATACCACCAATATGTAGATTcattctactttaatagtaattactGATTAGATATAGGtgtttgatattaataattagtatattggtttttataattattattggtGATTGGCATGATTTGTGAttataatcgatttattttataaaaaaaaaaaaatcataaacttACAACttgtttatttcaaaatactaCAATGTGTATTAagtgtaaaaattttaactttgtcacaatataattatctaaaactTATTGAGAAggattttagtcccataataTAGAGTATCttgcaaaattaattccacacttttcataatagataattttaataccATAACTTAGTATTGGTGTGACAAGTgttgggaaaagtattattttagtccgttaagtatgtctaattttaattttagtccgataactatgttcattttttttaggttcagtaacttacgaaattacttacttttagtcctctagcagattttcggacaattttacccctatgagtgcatatggactaaaactgcctttcaaaagttgcatagaggtaaaattgtccgaaaatctgctagaggactaaaagtaagcaatttcgtaagttactgaacctaaataaaaatgaacataattatcgaactaaaattaaaattaggcatacttagcgaactaaaataatacttttcccgcCAAGCGTTATGCTGTTAAATTTTTGACAGAATGACGACATGCCCAGCTAGTTAAATGTTGTCATAATcgttaaattacaattttaatcccaTATTGTAAGaattttgcaatattaatCTCATGCTTTTTAATATTGAACTAGCTGCTTAACCATCATTAAGAATTTAATGATGGGATGCTTTTGCCATACCACCATCAACTTACTGAATTAAAATTgactattataaaaagtatagaactaatttcataattaaacaCCTTATATAAtatggaactaaaattataattaattttaatatttgcctttgatgaattaattaaataatgtaaatgtATCCAATCTGCACCTTAAAAGTCTTCCCCACGacttgcacatatatatacatatatatatgtaaagttTGCTATCACAATCACCATTTCGTCCCTTTACCGACACAACCTTTTTCAGAGCTTAAAAATTGTCTCACAGACTCTTGGATGCTACGTACCATTTATATTCTCTTTTAACTGCACAAATTTTGTCAAATACAACTTTAAGgttattttttctgaactatatattataattaattttataatataattaatcactttTTATGAATTGTATGCTTATCACGTGGTTGAGTTTGTTTGGTTCTaatgagaggaaaaaaaattgaaagagggAGAGGAAGGGGAAGTGAAAGGGGGAGGGAAggagaaataataatagttttcctTCAAATTGTTTGGTATGATTGGAAGGGAAGGGAGTAATATACTTCTTCTAGTTTGGTACgagaaaaatagattgagaagaaaaaactaatttttataattttactaaataacCATTCTcttcattatttatattagaaaataaataaattagtattatactaatatgattttagtatatcaaaattaaaaaatcttattgataaaaatattttttattaataaaaatattaatcaaaatgagtattgttcatttattttaaacagtttagtttaaataaaataaaaattattaataatattttcaactaACGAATTCGAGTCTTACGTCAGTACTTTTATTGATACCAAAAACAACTTTAAaggaaattatatatatatatattatatacataggtaatagagtaaataaaaataaaaattatattttttttgtctttttggcCTTATACTTCCACTTTTCCACCTAATtttgaatagaaataaaattagaattcgTAGGAGTTTCATATACATGGAGTTTTACTTTCCCTCCATCTCTTTTCTCTAaccaaatatcaaattatctcTTGCAGTGTTTTGAAACCTAGACCGTTCATCGAACCGAAAAATTAAGTGGGTTACGAGTCACTGGTTCAACCGTTGGGTCAATCATATTCGAACCAGTAACATCATATTTAtaccataaataattattaatattttaaaaataacattagttacataataaataacattaatatacttaacaacttatctttttttttaaaaaaaaataattattttttcttacattAATAGTTCAATAAGatatacaatataataaaataaatttagaaacaaacttataaagatcaaatacaagaaataatattatatattttcaaatttaacaaaaaattaggtacactaaattatcataaataatctaacataaatagcaaaaatgaattgagaagaaaaattaggatttcatatttagaaatagcataaaatagtttaaattaaCAGAAATTATCCCGATTTAACTTATCTTTTAGAAATAATCTATTAtccttttcaaaaataacataaaattatgatacttaacaaaaaattaatacacattttaaaacaaaaattaaagatttaatGTTTGGCTTCTCATTTTTTGGTTTCAACCGACCCGTTTTGTGGGCTGGGTGGCGGTTCGGATGGTCCGACCATCAAAGTCGGgttgaattttaaaacattaatcccttttatatatatttttactttcactttttttatatttttacttttcagTTTTCACCCCAATAAAAGACACTCTACATATACAGAAATTGACATTTGTCCTGGAACAATACATTTTGATGACAAGAACAGTGAATACATGCAAGTTGTAGATGGACATGTCGGCGAGaaataagagaaac
Above is a genomic segment from Sesamum indicum cultivar Zhongzhi No. 13 linkage group LG13, S_indicum_v1.0, whole genome shotgun sequence containing:
- the LOC105176342 gene encoding cyclin-dependent protein kinase inhibitor SMR6-like — encoded protein: MGFSKKHQVEVGKESEGKKWVIAGIAIMAPLKPISREDSEDEDGSTTPTARESRIPEPEKLKCPPAPRKRRPASTCHYNGVREFFNPPELESVFICHAERAK